The genomic interval TCATACCCTTTAATGGGTTGGGTGGTTAAATTTACTACGTTTGACTTCTCTTTTCAAAGggatatatgtttgaaatacaattaaataatgttttcaataatgcCTCTACTTAAAAGGAAGAGAGCATCTAACGCTCCAGACTCAAGTTAAAGCTTAAGATTCCTAGAAACATTAGGTTAGAACTACCTTGTGTGAAAAAGTAGACCCTGGTTCCATCACCCCTGGCGTAGAAGTTCTCACTCAGACAGCGACCTGCACATAGACAATGTGCACAATAAAGATacctaaataatacatatctacAAATACATCAGAGATTGTGAGAGCAATGACGTCAAGAGGGTGAAGGTTAGAATGGTCCAATAAATCGCcattaaattttctttttatcataagTCAAATCCTATTCCAACAGGCAACACCAAAAAAAGCCAGTTAGTAAAAATAAGAAGCTATTGCCTTTTGTCTGATTGGGTCTACagaatgaatatatttattggaTGATGGTGTCTGGtcactagtgttgggaatcggacagaaaaattactatcgataatcggtttatgaaaccgatcaattaatcattattaaattttcattgGCCATCATTTATATAGGCATACAGATGCAGTATatgcaccagttttaagcaccaatgttcccttacaatatttgTTGTACATTTCTtggtataaattacattatttattcagaacgcaactatCCTTTAGTGTTTACAAATTACTATgacagaacatgagaccacaggctctattttttgtcttacatttagtattgtatacatgtgtaaaataaacacaaagaaatatatcaatttctttttaataatcacTCAGTAACAAATACtacaagcagttgaatattctatatgttttacaagaacattttctttcagaaatcTGAGAAAACTATATTCTAACATGGTTAGAAGTAAACggtaatatgttttaaaaatcacttttaaaccacaaacatgagaatttgagaaccaatcctttagcaGTTAATTTACAAAGAAAGTTTACAATAGGGTGCTGTAGTGACTTACTGACTTTATGAGAATATgaacaccttaacatttcaacattaactagcattaaccagaaagaaaacattttttcatgacaaaatgtttactgGTGGTCAGTAGTGGTTATGCCcgttgtttctataatcgattgttcaaatttcactatcgattgtcgccgacataggcctttccgatcaattgtcgattaaatcgatcatcggcacaacactactGGTCACTTCACATTATAGAGATCAAACACAAAGATACACATACCTTTCTTAAATCTGAGCTGAGCCATGTCATATCTTCCATAATCTCTAAACAAGATGACCCCTCCTGGCTTCAAAAACCCTGTTAGACGGTTGATCACTGCTTGGAATCTGCAcagaaaagtataaaaaatcaagACAAGGGATGCAGTTTAGCCCCTTTAGATCCCCTGCTGGTTGGAATCTGGATAAAATTATGAGTATCTCAAAATCAAGAGATATGAAGTGTTGAAGTTCACAACACAGGAAACTTCAATGAACAAAACAAGTTTATGCCTTGTCAGGTATAATAACATACTCAAATTTCAGAGTATAAATAGTCTTTAAGAGCAAGCATGTCAAGAATAGTTCAATGAatgaaaaaacttttttcatttgtGCTTCAACTTGTTAATTTCaaagacattttcaaaacttacTTGTCCGGGTTGATAGCAGACAATACAAATATGCAGATGATAACGTCAAGGCTGTTGTCCGGAAATGGTACAGTAGATTCCGGATTAGAAATATCACAGTGAAAGGCGTGGCATCTTCTCTCATAGTCAGCATTCTCCTGAACAATGCACAAAGAAGATATAAACACTTTCATAAGGGATTCTATCATCACTTGAATATGTCAATCAGTCATACTCCCTTCAAGTCGCTTGATCCCTCCTTAGAGCCAGGTACTGCTAGATGTATTATCTTGAAACTCACTAGCTTTTCAACAGGGCTTAAGTCACAATCCGTTTTTCATTTGTGGGCACCATGCACAAGTTATTCAGATATTATTGAGAACCTtatatgacaataaataattCTGTTACGAAACACTTCAAACTGATAATCAAGAAACATGATATGATAATATATCCAACCCTTGCCTTACACTACACTATGAGCATatgcgaaaaaaataacatacctTCACCATAATCACGGTTGTTTTGGAGGAATCACAACCTACCTTGACCTGATCCATGGCTGATTTGGAGAAATCACAACCTACCTTGACCTGATCCATGGCTGATTTGGAGGAATCACAACCTACCTTGACCTGATCCATGGCTGATTTGGAGGAATCACAACCTACCTTGACCTGATCCATGGCTGATTTGGAGAAATCGCAACCTACCTTGACCAGACCCATGGCTGTTCTGGAAAAGTATTGACCAGATCTATGGCTGTTTTTGTGAAATCTAAACATACCTTGACCAGATCAATGGCAGTTAAGGTGAAATCATAACAAACCTTGACCAGAATCACAACTGTTTTGGAGAAATCATAGTAAAACAACATACCTTGACAAGATCCACGGCTGTTTTGGAGAAATCACAGCAGTACACCATCAGACCTGGATCTCTGTATTGAATTAACTCtacattcattttctttatatgtgtacaaaaaaataagttggATTGCACCTGATACATATATGATACATTAaaggctattccatttaaacatataacccccggggggaaggcacttttaaattatgccacccCTCTACAAAAGCAAATTTATCCTTTTAgggtccaaattagcgaaaaaacacaccaaatactatgaaaataattacCTTCCCCcagggggttatatgtttacatgtaccTGGAATAGCCCTTAATTATTTTCACTGTCATTTACTCTGTCTAAACAATGTGATAATGCATACATAAAGTTGAAACGGTtatctttttaaagttaatagattatgacaaatttgatattattcTTGCAATATTACATAATGTATCTATCAGCTATATAAAATCATCTCACATATCCATATTActagtaaataaacaaaatatccatgccTTATTCACATGATGTAACCCACCTGTTTGCCTTCAAGATTGGAAACACAGTGTTGCCTACACCACAACCAACCTGAAACAGTACTGAGTAACTAgcttttttcttcatttaaatttataataagactaacaattaattttgatttgaaaatgaatgataCATTTTAACCTTGCTTAAACAAAGTTAGCTGAATGACCTTTAAATTacagagaaaaaaacatgaaaattaacattcTTTATTTACACTACAATATTTTAGGGTTTTCAGTGCCAACCAAAAATAAAGCTTTCGCCTGTTGTGGGTTGTTGTTCTTTtcagtcgaaaaaggggcataactgaacaattgTTAAAGCCCTTGCTTAACATGTGTGTATAGTCTCTACCAAAATGTATATCAAatcttacttaatatattttaaaacactttttgagCAATGGCCaatgtttaagtttttgcaCGTCAGTGTGACCCAGGCTAGCAAAATACATCAACTtgttttcttcgaaaaacagcaGACTAAAATCTATTAATCATACCTCCAGTATTCTGAACTTTGCTGACTGTCCAGGATACAACTCTGTAACTGTACTCCCAAATTCATCCTCACTTTTCTCAGAATTTAGAACTGGAGTTTCACCACCTATTTGTGCTCTATTAAGCCCATTTTCATCAGCTCTTTGCACACATTCACTATTTATGTCCAATCCATCAGTTTTATTGGCAGCCATTTCCCCATGAGATTCCATTCCCACATTCCCTGAGTCTCCATCATTCAGGTAATATTCTGGCGCTAACTCGGGAAACTCGGTAAAGAGCCAGTGTCGGTCCTTGAAGAATTTGTTCTCATGGATACAGTAGAACTTGTCCCAGAACTGATCAGCCTCCTCCTCAAACTTCTCTAAAAAATAAATTCGTCAAATTATTACCTTTGGTTCACTTCAGTAGTGTTGctattataatataacaaacTACAATCTCaacttttgcattttattgcatCATTCGCCAgtcaattatttaaattcaagtctgaatataaaaaatcatttgctttaaaaacttTTGGTTTGAATGACCTGATCTTCATTTCTCAGTGGATTTGTTAATTAAACTTTTTAGATTATTGAGCAATCATACTTTAGCTCTGTAAAGGATGCATTAGTCAGTACGGCCATTGCAAACAAACACTATTTAACCTTGTTGTTCCTGTGTGGCCCTGTTAGCCAACTGCTCCTCTGTCTTGGCTCTCGCCTCCATCTCCTGGTCCTCATTCCACACAACATTATCCCTGCATTGACagttatacatttataactaAGTCAAAGCTTTTTAGAATCCTCCCCAGGCTTGTAACATTCCCAGGGAGTCTAAGACAAATCAATATGGTAATTCTCTACATCCTTATGACTGACATTTAACCAGGTGTGTAATTTAATCCAAAATTAGTAAATATAAATCTTAGTCTTCAAATTTgaattcatattaaaattttGTATGCAACGGCCATATTCATAACAAGCACTCAGATGAAGCATAATTTATATGATCAACAGAGATAAGTAGCTATGAATATTCCCAAAAAAAGTGTGCTGGACCAAGCCTCGCTTATGTAGTGAATGCTCAAGCTGGTTCGAAGAGGTTTATCCAGGACATCATCTGAGCACTTGTCAAGAAGATGGCCGTCgcatttgaaattttaatgtGAATCTTAATTTGAGGACTGATACAGTTGTTCCTCAAATCATAGGTTTAACATAATGTAGTTTTTCAGATAATGTAGTATAATCTTTACAAAGCATAACATATCTCAAAGAATTTCGTGAGTATTGCATTCGGGGACATATCAAACATAAGAATTTGCTgtactgaaaaataaaatacatcacAAAGACAAGTATGGGACAATGAATTTTGCTTGGTTGTCTAAGGAATTTATAGTTATAACAACATATCGCATACTATTTTAAAGGGCATTGACTCATCCTTTCATAGCACATACTCAAAAATTGATTGTTCACATTGTGAATaagaaatttgacaaaaaatgcacactaccgtgaaatcgggtaagaTTGAGTTGAataccttgtttctttcttATATACCAAACGTAGGAAATATCTTCAGATTATCTCATAAAATGTACACGATACATAAACGATGAGTCAAATACATGTGATCGGAAGAAGTAGACTTCTACAAACCAAGCGTTATGTTCGAAGACATTTTGTGTATCGGTTAAAAATCTGTTTCCAAACTGTTTCCTTTTGGCGTTGTCATCATTTTCGTTATTTGATTCAGCCATGTTTTCAACAAGACGTAAACACATAGGAAACTagactcacgaaaacatgtgaCAAATTATAAGACGCTTGAGTATTTACCCCAAGCGCCTATATCACAAGGTAACGATCAACAGGATTGCGGTCAACAGTTATGAATATGTTTCCTGTGTAGTGATCTCCCTTTATCAgtttacaacaaaacattatgtGAAATGTCTTTCACTCACACAATTGTTAACTGCTAAAATTAATATGCCACTGACACCGCCGTCACAGGGACATAAATGAAAACAGACGAGTTCTATGTTATGACTTTTCTAACACATATAgtatactggttgagaagcagtttccgacggaaagcagtttccgacaaatcgctttttcgcgtactttctttagatcttcataaagaaggtactgtAATTCAACAATGTGGTAACTAGgtaatcaaaagttgaaattcttaccgagacacgtaagttacttttattattattaaatgtttaatgtttatttatcattttgtacacaaacttgcacgtgggggatcggCACGCGCCGCGTaatgcgcatgcgtgtgaacctaatttgcatatctatgaatagctacaaggttttccttaattgacttatacaaacgataatcattgtgtacatatttgtgaacactggtgtcatgcttgtttcgcacctacattcacttaaatgtatacaaacaacagtttatatcagaaatgaatcaaaatatcattgatattcacTGTCAGCCTGATTACGAGTATGAATTGACTGTCGtatattttaaggtttaaatttttcgtaaatcctgaaaaattaaataatatttctcttattaaagtcttatatttagtatatcaaataaacggataataaaaacacacaataggcaCATAAATCCGCCCCGCAttcgatttgtcggaaactgcttctcatcacaagctaatcagaacagtgtaagtaccctctttgcgcccctattagatacactatatgtgacgtcacacatgtgaaaaatatatcgactatagcagcttgagctgtagttatctaaaatgtgaacaattttagtaggtatttaaacacgtataaataattcaataaaaacgtataaaaactgtcggaaactgcttctcaaccagtacaGTATATGACTTAAACAATATGGCCGCGAATTGGAAGATTAAAATTTGCTTCTTAAATTGAACACGGTGCGTATGAATCGATAAAAAAACGTATTATTTCTATAAGATACTCAAAGTACCCTTGGAAGTACGGGCAGACACTGGTAAATTGGAAATATAAACTCTCGGGAAATACAACAGTCACCCTGCAGAGACTTCAGTGTAGACACCTAGGAAAGACAGACAAACATTCGGGAAATTCTGACAGAAGCTCGGGAGGCATATACCTGGAAAATGTAGCCATACAATCATGAAATACTGACAGACGCTTGGGAAGCATATACCTGGAAAATATAGCCAGTCAATCGGGAAATACTGACAGACGCTTGGGAGGTATACACCTGGAAAATGTAGCCAGACAATCGGGAAATACTGACAGACGTTCGGTAGGCATATACCTGCAAAATGCAGCCATGCAATCATGATATACTGACAGACGCTTGGGAAGTATATACCTGGAAAATCTGACAGACGTTCGGCAGGTATATACCTGCAAAATATAGCCAGACAATCGAGAAATACCGACAGACGCTCGGCAGGTATATACCTGGAAAATACAGGCAGTCAATCGGGAAATACTGACAGACGCTCGGCAGGTATATACCTGGAAAATACAAACAGTCAATCGTGAAATACTGACAGACGCTCGGCAGGTATATACCTGGAAAATACAGACAGTCAATCGGGAAATACTGACAGACGCTCGGCAGGTATATACCTGTAATGTCTAGATAGACAATCGGGAAATACTGACAGACACTCTGCAGGTATAAACATTGAACCTGGAAAATATTAACAGACAATCAGAAAATACTGACAGACGCTTGGCAAGTATATTCCTGGAAAATATAGACAGACAATCGGAAAATACTGACAGTCACTCAGCAGGAATATACCTGGAAAATATAGCCAGACAATCGGGAAATACTGACAGTCACTCAGCAGGAATATACCTGGAAAAATATAGCCAGACAATCGGAAAATACTGACAGACGTTCGGGAGGCATATACCTGGAAAATATAGCCAGACAATCGGGAAATACCGACAGACGTTATGGAGGCATATACCTGGAAAATATAGCCAGACTGTCGGGAAATACTCACAGACGTTAGGGAGGCATATACCTGGAAAATATAGACAGACAATCGGGAAATACCGACATACGTTAGGGAGGCATATACCTGGAAAACATAGATAGACAATCGGGAAATACTGACAGACGTTCGGGAGGCATATACCTGGAAAATATAACCAGACAATAGggtaatacatgtttaaacataaaatcgGGTCGGCAAGGTAGAAGCCCGGGAAAGATACGTTCATAACTTTGAAATATCGACAGACATTCGAGAGGATCTTGTAGACACCTAGGAAAAACTGGACATAATGTTtaatcattcaaaatacatgtgtattaaacTTCGTCGCAATGAGGTATCCCGTTGACCCTAGGTTACCCGTTTTGTGTGAAATGGCATTACATTTCATCAAATACAacgaacatttatttatgtacatgtttattttataatgacgTGCACTATTCGATTATCAAAGAGAACATCTGCCCGTGGCTAAGTACAACTGGTTTAAATAGTACTTGGACGGtcatattaaaaatgatgaaatttgaaattgcaacaacaacaatcagtAACATTGAACACAgacacatatataaatacagaatAAATAGAATACTGTATTTGCGTTAATATGTAATGTCAAATTCATCAAGTTTATGTAGTATCCGGACATTTAATAAACAGCTCGGGGATTTTTATAGCAACTGTAGCCCAGAGCACTTTGATCATAATATTGGTAGGACTTAGTGACTTGTGACGTCTTGACTTGTTGCGGTGACGTACTCGGATGTGACGATGAAGCAGACGATTAGTAAGATATGTTTTTGGTGAAATCGTCGCCGACGGGAATTTCGACGTTATgactagctaaagaacttcatcGAACAGTTTTTATAGTGCTGATAGACCTGTTCTTACGTCGCGTAAATgtcaaaaaattaaaatagcgacttttaaagttatggaagccagaactacgTTATGACATATTGTGGGGACGTTCTTGTGTATGATAAATTAGAAGACGACAAGAAGAAGGtgttattaattttggtaaaatcCTCACTACCGAAAACTGTGATGTTATCACTTGATACGGATAGAACGTCAGAGCTAACGGTAATGAAGACACATTGACGGTAGTTATGGTCACAGATGGGTATGTCTGGTCCGATGGAGAGGCGGAAATGAACGTCGTCGGCGAAAGTCGTGACTTGGCGGGGATCACTGGAAGCTGAGCGCCTCTGTGGTTGTTCGTCTTAATCAAGGGATCTATGTATATAGCTGGAACATATAATCGGAAGTCATAAAGCTGGAGTGATGTATGGGCGACATTGCGGGCGTCACGGGAACGAAGCCAGTTAGGTAGCTGTTCATGGATTCGTTCACGCGGCGCCTCAAGCGGGCACGCTTTTTCAGATCTGAAAACTACAACAATATAGTTTGATGGATGATGTCATTGTCTTCGTTTTCtataagttttgaaataatttaagtacatttaaagtttaagtatgcaaacattgatattgattgttttcagtttccttcaagttattaaaaacataatccAGTTTCTTTACTGCATTCTGCCTTTTATCTTTGATCGTTAAAAAAGGGTGACCGGAAAATAATTAGTTTTCTGATCTTGTTGTCTGGAACTCCAAACTATTTTGCGATATCCTCCATTTGTTTTGAGTCGGGGTATGGATTATTGTGGAACAACTTCAGTAGTGTCTGAATCTGTTCAGTCGTGTAACACGTGCGCACGAGCTTTTTCGTCGTGTTCTCTCGTATCGTTTCTGGGCTGATTGAATCGGTTTCCGGGTTTGTTTATCCCGTTTCCGGAATAGACGTTGCATTGGCGCCACTTCCGAGTGAAGGGTGGCTGCTAAAGGATGCAGATGACGCGGACGAGGATGAGGACGACTATGGGGAGGCAGATCTCAGTCATGGAATGTCATTGCGCCGTTTACCACACAAACCTGGTCGACGCCTTccatatcgaggggtgaaagcgaaaaggttctatctgcttctttatttaatgtcacttagaaccttttcgctttcacccctcgatatggTCTTCTATAATAAGTAATAATGTTGTGATAATGTTTGATGGTGTACTTTATTCATATGAAACCAACTTATTTCATGTCATTCTACAGACGGAAACTTACTAGCTGGTTTCTTTGAGAAATTACATTTAGTTATTCGAGACTGAAAAAACTCCTTTCACCTCGTAACGATTACAGCCGACTCTAGAGGCAATCGATCGATTTTCGAGTGGGAGGTTCTAAAAGGGGAATATGTTGTTTCATGTGAGTGCTTGCTTGGCAGCCGCCCCTCCGCCCCTCGCGGTGCCCCGTTTCGCCGGTTCCACTGAGCATGTGGGTCACGTTGTGAGAGGAACGTCTCGTTTCTGGCAGGATAGAGGGGtctctgtctgtgtgtctgccTGTTCTGCATTTTCCAAAGTCGGCTGTTGCAAATCCATCCTGCAGTGGAACACCAAGGGGTCCGTATCTGACGATGGCAATTTTAAGAATGGCACGAAACTTTGTCAATGAAATGGTACAATTTTAAAGTGAGTAACATCCATTTTCAAATACAAgtttaattatgtatattttctacGTTTATCAGAGAATTATCATATATCAAAACTGTTCCATCGTCGTCGTATTAATTCCCCAAAATAGCAGTctttctgtttgtttatttcatgtacacCGAAAATGTTCCATATCTCTCCCGTCTAGTGTAAATGAGTTGTTGTATTCATGCTGGTCCAGCTATTCAGTATTTGTAAAGATGACTGCAACGCTCTTCGTGTCATGTTTGTTCCTGCATCCAGTGGCGaaaaaaaactggttaagaGGAGTAACTGTGTGCCCTATACGCTAAACTGAATATCTATTACCCCCCTTTATTTATTGGCGCCAAATTAAGCTTGACGATAAAGGCAACAATTGAATTGTTGTCATGCTTTAAGGGACACATTCACGTTAAATAAGGTCAGACaaccaaaattataaaatactgaGAAAAGtgattaaattgtttgttataataCTATATAAACATCATCAAAGACCCCTCTATTTTGTCTATGAGCATTAGAAACCGACTGGATAGTTCAAAGATTTTAGCCTCGAATTAACAAGAATATGGTAAATAAGTGTCGACTAAGCGCTGTTTGTCAATAAAAGTGtgcaaaattattcaattttaacaaagttttgttgttattttgaaaatcgTTGATctcctttaaaaacaaaaatagtataCGGACCTCATTTTCGGCAGACATCAACCCTTCTGGCAATACAGTTCGTATTTTTTGCAGCCGGTTCACAACACCGCATCAGTTATATTTCCCAGAGGAAAGATCGTTtatcaaattattgccacaaaACTTCATaattaatgttaacaatgttcAAAATACGATAACAGAACGCGCTGAGTAGTACTTAATTGGTTCCCGGAGCGATGCTTGGAGCTCAGAACCATCGAGGCGCCAAATAATTACTGCCAATATCGCCAATTTGCCCCTCTTCGATTCATTATTATGCGTACATCGTTTCGATTGCTACTGATTTAGCAGTGACGCGACAGTAGCATTGGGACGAATGGCATTGAAGACGGATAATTAATGTGACATCGGTATCAGCAGACGCACGCATTATACCAAGCACCTGTTCTATGTTGATGCTGCCTCGAAGAACGCCCAACATGAGTCGATTAGTTTGGGACAGAATGATACCATGAATATTTAATGTTACGAAAAAGCATGATGGCAGACTGAAAGCTCGAGTAAACCGTTGATTAATCAACAAAAACTACAAATATGACAAAAACGTTTCCTGAAAAATCGAAATCCTTGCAGCGTTATTGGCCGTGTCTAGCAATAACTGTCTCAAACTCAAATAATTTAAGTGCTTTGGACGAGGTTCCAAGATAATTGTAcctaataactaaataaaacataagcgcatcatttatataattctaATCGTATTTTTATGTTCCAAAATTAGAAGGACAAGTGCCGCTAAGTCGGCGGTAAGCAAGCAACATCACATCATCATTAGTAATAACGTTGTCGTGGGTTTAATTTTTGTGAGTTGTCAGATAAACTGCATTTAGAATACATCTCTGAATATTTGCAAtccaaaattataaataataagagAGCTCTCAATCATTTTCTAGACAACCCAACCCCCATGTTTATTGCTTAAGACAGACTTGTGTCTGagacattttgattttaaaatccctATTTAGATACGTGTTTAGTTTGAAACGCGTTTTTTGCATGTATACCTGGTGATTACATACAGTTTTAGACGATCCTGTCTCAGTTGTTACAGACACGGTGACGCgaggtattttgaaatattctgaaataatgaattattcaaAACCTGCATTAGCACGTAATCACTTGAAATTAAAGATGATTTATGCTCATTAACATATGCAGTTTGACAAGTTACAGAAATGCCCACATTTAATACACAGTACATTCAATCATCATTGTAATATATCACATGAACAAGGATGAAAAATACCCcttcattttaattgtaaacaaactCTTAATTCGTCGAAAAAAATTTTTTTCCTTGTATTCAAATATCCCcctaatttgttttatttagggAGATCAACTGTTTTATAAAAAGCTTGTTCATTATAAAGCCTTTTTAATTATCGAAATTAAAATGTGTAGCCATTAAAATGTACCCAATGAAATAATTTcctaataaaaaacacaattctAACCACGTGATGATTGTGTATTAGTTACTGCACCCGCTTcctgaaatattgaaattaaacatgaGCACGAAGCGCGAGTTGTATATTTTCACTCGCGATGGTTTGAGCGTAGTAACTGTTTGTACAGGGTCATCGTTCAATAAGTAGCGTGCGCTTATGTGAATATCGTTGTTATTTATCCTC from Mya arenaria isolate MELC-2E11 chromosome 7, ASM2691426v1 carries:
- the LOC128239808 gene encoding tRNA N(3)-methylcytidine methyltransferase METTL2-like, which translates into the protein MCLRLVENMAESNNENDDNAKRKQFGNRFLTDTQNVFEHNAWDNVVWNEDQEMEARAKTEEQLANRATQEQQEKFEEEADQFWDKFYCIHENKFFKDRHWLFTEFPELAPEYYLNDGDSGNVGMESHGEMAANKTDGLDINSECVQRADENGLNRAQIGGETPVLNSEKSEDEFGSTVTELYPGQSAKFRILEVGCGVGNTVFPILKANRDPGLMVYCCDFSKTAVDLVKENADYERRCHAFHCDISNPESTVPFPDNSLDVIICIFVLSAINPDKFQAVINRLTGFLKPGGVILFRDYGRYDMAQLRFKKGRCLSENFYARGDGTRVYFFTQVELGEMMTNAGLVEKQNLVDRRLQVNRGRQLKMYRVWIQCKYVKPGGDNHSTVVKPGTDNSIKDIKPGVLNSYDSDSKAKTTVKV